The Silene latifolia isolate original U9 population chromosome Y, ASM4854445v1, whole genome shotgun sequence sequence ATACAATctagagctctcataagccttAGTCTAAATTCTTCAAGCTCATTGAGGTCAAGTAGCCGCTTCTCTCCGGCGCTCTTCAAGTCAAAGTTAAGGAGTCGGATGGCCCAATGCGCCTTGTGCTCCAACTCAACCGGCAAATGACAAGGCTTCCCGTACACCAACCGGAACGGTGAAGTTCCTATTGGTGTTTTTAAAGCGGTCCGGTAAGCCCACAATGCATCATTGAGCTTGGTAGACCAATCTTTCCTTGACCGGCTCACGGTCTTTTCAAGGATCATCTTGATTTCGCGGTTAGAGATTTCGGCTTGGCCGTTAGCTTGTGGGTGATAGGCAAGACTCCGCCTATGTTGCACCCCATGTTTCTTAAGTAGAGCATCAAGAGTCCTTTCCCGGAAATGAGTTCCACGGTCACTAATCACAATTCGTGGAACTCCAAACCGTGGGAATATGATCGTCTCCATGAGTTTGGTCACCGATTTTGCGTCACAAGTCTTTGTTGGGattgcttcaacccatttgctcaCGTAGTCCACCGCTACAAGGATATACTCATTCCCGTTTGATGAGGGAAAAGGGCCTTGAtagtcaattccccatacatcgAATACCTCCACCTCAAGTATGTAGTTCATTGGCATTTCATGCCTCTTTGAAATGTTACCACTTCTTTGGCATTTGTCACACTTCTTGACGTAGGTGGCCACATCGTGAAATAGGGAAGGCCAAAAGAATCCACATTGGAGCACCCTTACGGCGGTTTTTCGTTAACTAccatgccctccacttggcatgtcatggcaatgagagattatgggTTGGACTTCTTCATTCGGGATGCATCTTCTAATTATCCCGTCGGCACAAGCCTTGTAGAGGCACGGTTCTTCCCAAAAATAGTGCTTAAGGTCATGAAAGAATTTCTTCCTTTTATGGGAATCATAACCGTGTGGGACGACCCCGGATACCAAATAATTTACATAGTCCGCGTACCACGGGACATCCATCAAAGCTAGTGCGAATAGTTGATCATCCGGTAATGTGTCATCAATTGGCAATCCATCCTTATCCTTGACATGGAGTAGCCGAGAAAGATGATCggctaccacattttctacaccTTTCTTGTCTATAATCTCGATATCGAACTCTTGTAACAATAGTATCCACCGAATCAAGCGTGGTTTCGACTCCTTCTTGATTAGCAAGTGCCGCAATTCCGTGTGATCGGTGTGCACAATTACCTTAGAGCCCACTAAATAGGAACGAAACTTGTTCATGGCATATATGACCGccaaaagctccttttcggtggtaGTGTAGTGTGATTGAGCTTCATCCAaagtcttgcttgcataatatatggcatggaTTTTACCATTCTTCTTTTGTCCAAGTACCGCTCCCACCGCcacatcactagcatcgcacatcaactcgaaaggttctccccaagtgggaggttgcatgattggagcggtgatgagagcttccttcaacctattgaATACATCCAAACACTCATTAGTAAATTCAAATGGCACATCTTTTCCAAGCAACAATGTTAAGGGTCgggcaatcaaagaaaaatccttgataaatctCCGGTAGAAACCGGCATGCCCAAGAAAACTTCTAATTCCTTTAACATTAGTGGGAGGGGGTAAAGTTTTGATCACTTCAATTTTGGCTTGATCAACTTCTAAGCCCTTACTTGACACTACATGTCCCAAAACAACCCCGGATGTCACCATGAAgtgacatttctcccaattcaagactagaccactctcttgacatcttttcaagaccttacccaaattagctagatatccatcaaatgaggtgcctacGACGGAGAAATCGtacataaacacctccatgatattctcaacatattcggaaaatatagctagcatgcatctttgaaatgtggccggcgcattgcaaagcccaaagggcatgcgcctataagcaaaggtgccaaacgggcacgtgaaggtggtcttttcttggtcattaggGTGAATCGGGATTTGGATAGGTGGTAGAGAAAAGGCTAATACCTTCACGAAATCTTAATTACTCAAGAAAAAAAATATTCTCCTTCATGCAATTTAATCTTCAACATGCAGTAGCAAAATATCACATATCATATATTAAACAATGCAAAATACTTATTCATAACCAATAATCTCCAGACGATTCGTCCGTTTGCAAGTTCGTTGTTCTTCGTGTATACTCTTTGTAATCATGATTTATACATTAATACATTTTTCCTGCAAAACAAAATCAAATGGCACACTAttagaaaacagaaaaaaaagAGTAAGATGAAAGAATAGCACTCTAGCGCAATAAGCATAGTTTGGTAAATATGGGGGAATAATAACGCATTATATATAGAGTAGTTGTGTTTACTTATAGATAATAATCTCATAAAATAACCGGTATCAGAATATTAACCAAAGACCATCATGTGTTTGATTCATTAGTTGTCTAATGTTAATCatcttaattaaataatcaaacaAATAGTATTTGAATTTTATcttattattttaatattttataacTTAAATAATTTACAAAGCCTGAACCAATAATATCGcttcaaaagttcctcttttaagtatatactagatttaatgcccgtgcgatgcacgggcctattgtTTGGTGCTTTTGTAAGAATGAAAAGACTCGAACCAAGCATATACTCTCTTAAATTTGCGTAAAAGTGTATGCGGTAGTTTGAATAATCAATCTCGTTACGTTGTGACACAATCTCATTATATAATTAGACCATTTATTATTAAGCGCTAAAATGAATCCAGTTGACATGTGTTTTTCTATGTGAGTAATTATTGTGTAAGACGTTGTATGCATATTCTAACAGAAAATAATTAGTGAGCAAGGGTCGTATAAAAAACAGATAATCTTGTTGCAGTCGAACTATACGGAGAAGTACCGGTGTAATACATGTTCACTAATCCATAAAATTGCATCATACATAAAATAACGAACTTCCGTATAAACCAAATGTGAGCGTTGATGTCCGGTTGAGCGTTGATGTAAAACAAAGTTAAAGACTCATATCTTCATCGTTTCAATTCACCCATCACCTCCACAACTTACCATTGTCACCCTCCTACCGAACCGCGCACCACCACTCATTTACCCCAATCGAACACCAAAACTATCAGATCAACCACCACCAATCGCTTCCCCAACCTCAGATCTGTTTACTTCCTATGCCTTTATCATTCCACTTTCAATCGCCGAATATTGAATCCCCATCTGATATTTACTCCTTTCCGATTTCTATTAATTCCGCATGTCTTCTACCCAAATTATGACTCATCATTATGGGTGATTGAATTTTACTTGTTATTTATGGTCATTTTTTCATCTTATTCTCGGAATGACATGCAAAACCCCAAATCATGAATCTTCAATTCATCTGATGAGGTTGCAGTATAGTGTTGTTTATTTCCTGCTGGATTCATTGCTTAATAACGACATCAACGACTATGAAATGGTGATGAGATGGAATTGTTGGAATCTACTATTGTTCCTGATTCGCTGGTTTCGTATTATCCCTCAAAGGTCTGAGCTTTCTCTTTTCATATTAACATTCAATAgtatttttttgattttaaattAGCATATGGCTGAATGAATACCATTTCAAGGTAACATTCCCACTGTTTTAAGAGAGACTTAATGTTTTTTGTATGCAAATGATGTGGGGTGGTGTTTGATGAACTGGGTATTTGTTAGATTGAAGTGGGTATTTGTTAAATTTTGTTGATGATGAATAATTtgagtgttaatttgtgatttttttttgttgttgtggaAACTTGGAGCTTAAATTTCAACCTCCTGACATTGGCAAAGCCTTTCAGGTTTGTTcgctttttatttaattaatggtTGTGTTGTGGATTTGGTGAGGTATGATTTTGATTTGTTGTTTGGTGATCCGTGAATGCTTTATAGTTTGTTTAACGTGACATTGGTAAAGCCTTTTAGGTTCATTCGTAATTTTTGGAACATTTAAAGTGATTACCTTTATAGTTTTGCAAATAGTATTTGATGTAGAACTTAAAACAAATTTGGAGTCGTGATATATCCAAAGAGTAATTGCGAGTTGCATTCCAAATACTACTGTTATATACGCCCAGTCGTAAAAGAATTCAATAAGATACATATTACTTCTAGGCTTGTGCATTGTTGCACAAGCATTAATACTTTGTTTTCTATTTAGTTTGCTGTTTGATCTTttattttgttgaatttgtacATTCTGTCCATAAGATTAGACCCATTTTGATCATTTGTCAACAAAAATGTAGTAAAAAAGTTGTTCCATATGCGTCTTCAACTAATAACTCTAGACGATACCTACACGAATTCAGTGAATTAGTTAAGCTATAGAGCGTGCTATGGATGGACTAAATGTGATAAATGCATACTTACACCGTCACTGGATTTTCTACATTTTTGTTGCAGCACTCGCCGAAGAAGCCTTTAGGCTCTGTCTTTGGCTTTTTGTTACAATCAGGACAtgaaggattgtaccaaggtattTCTCCCATAACTTCCTTTACTGTGGCTTGAGAGTAGCAAATTTCATTCTGCGTATATAATGTTTGATTATTTTTCTTGCCGCAAATCAAGATAATTAGGAAGAAGAATATAGTTAACTCATAGAGTACCTTCTCATATGGTAATTTGAGATGATTGATAATTGTTGAGATATCTTTCTTGAGAATGTTACTGTTTTGATTTGAAACAGCGCTCACAAATATTTCTTCCTTATTCCccctaaaaagaaaaacaaatactTAATAGAGGTCAAACTATCCTAGCTATAAAATCAGTAacatgtgtgtttttttttttttttttttttttttaccgtaaTAGGCTTTTCAGCTCATTGACTTCTGGAATGTCTAGATTAATATAAACCTTGCTTGATGAGGAAGTGTGAAGCATAGAAGCTGTGAGTATATTTCATTGTGCATTGAATAAGAATATGGTCAGCAATGTGTCTACTAAAATCAAGAAAATAAAAGCCTTAAGATGGCAAATAAAATTGCTTACCCACTGACCACGATATTCTTTCATCTGTTCACTCTAATCAACGCTAAATTGTCTCCATAACTTCAGCTTGACAATGTAGTAAAGTTAAGTAATCTGTAAGAAGGAATATAATTTAATGCTTAGAATGAGATTGTTTGCTGCCTCTTGTCTCGGATTTCTATAGCGGTTGAATCCTTCTCCACAAATTTGTTCACTAAAACTCTGTATACATCCTTTTAATTGGAAAAGTTTATATTAATAATACAAATAATACTAAGAAAGTAAAATTGATATCTGGAAGTATGCTAGGAAGTACCTATAAGAACTTCCAGTTTGAGTCGGCGTTGTTCTAAAGTGTTGAAAGATACAAAGTCAATTCTGTGTCTTGGAATTATGGAACTTTCCGATGTAATTAATCTTCTTAATGTAAGTGTTAAACTGAAACTTCTAACAACACGATATGGTGATTTGTTCGATTCAATAGCAAAGTAGTTCATCACATAAACATCTCCCTCAGTGAGTATTGAACGGAACCTTTCAATTAGAGAATTGCCACATGTGGTTGCATGAACGCAACTGCCCTGAGAACGTATACAATTATGATAAATTAGTAGTTATGGTGAAACTACAGTAGATCAATAATATACAACAAATAAAAATTTCGTAAAGGGTTTATTCAACATACCTCTTCGTCTATAAGGACCATATCTATGCAGATTAGTTGGTCTGGGACATAGGGATTCATTACTTCCCAACGTCGAGAAACACGGGCCTTGATTTTTCCACTTGTATGATCGTTGAGTAAGCACTGAGACAGAATATATAAGTTAATATAAACGGCTTAATATCAATGTGATGATGAATATCAGTAAAGCAATATAAACCTAGATTTGGATGGTGCTATTGCTGCAGATAGTTCTCAAGAAGATCTATGAGATATGGAATAGTTGGGGTGTGGAATTTAGCATACGAAAAGACCTGTATATATAGTCGGTATAATTCTCCTAACTTTAAACAAATTTTATGTTATACAGGAAACTGCTGCTAAGTTGGAGGATGGAGTTTGATGGagattatatttattttaatatatAGTCTTATGACAGGAATAGAATTGCAATGACTGTACATATGGTTTTCTCTAGTCTTATGATGGGAATAGAATTACAATGACTGTACGGATGTGTTTTACAGCTACTAAACATTAGCGGATTGGAGATTGCAGTAGTGCACGTTTGGAATtctcaattttttattttaatatttttttttgacaaaattCCAATGGTTGTACGGTTGGCTTTTACAGTTATTGAACATTAGGTAATTCATGATTTTGGTGTACGTACGTTGGTTTCTCTATAGTTTATagtttatttctttttatt is a genomic window containing:
- the LOC141626903 gene encoding uncharacterized protein LOC141626903, whose protein sequence is MNPYVPDQLICIDMVLIDEEGSCVHATTCGNSLIERFRSILTEGDVYVMNYFAIESNKSPYRVVRSFSLTLTLRRLITSESSIIPRHRIDFVSFNTLEQRRLKLEVLIDYLTLLHCQAEVMETI